The genomic region ACACGCAAGCGATTCCCAGGTGGTTCGTTCATTTGCCCATATACAAGCGCCACTTTATCAAGCACCTTAGATTCTTTCATCTCATGATAAAAATCATTTCCCTCACGAGTACGCTCTCCCACACCTGCGAATACTGAATATCCACTGTGTTCAATCGCGATATTACGAATCAATTCCATCATATTGACAGTTTTTCCAACACCCGCACCACCGAATAATCCGACTTTACCTCCTTTAGCAAAGGGGCATATTAAATCTATAACTTTAATACCGGTTTCCAGCAATTCTGTCGATGCCGAAAGTTCATCAAAAGCAGGGGCTTCACGATGTATCGACATATGCTGTTCAGCACCAATATCCCCCATTTCATCGATTGGACGACCCAAAACATCCATAATGCGTCCTAACGTTTTGGTTCCAACGGGTACATTAATTTGCTTTCCACTGTTTTGAACTATCATTCCACGACGCAAACCATCGGAAGAACCAAGAGCAATCGTGCGAACTACACCATCACCTAACTGCTGTTGTACTTCGAGAGTAAGCTCGGAATCTTCCATTACTAGTGCATCATAAACTTTTGGAAGAGATTCGCGCGGAAACTCCACATCAATCACTGCACCAATACACTGAACAATTTTTCCTTGATTCATCGTTGTTCCCTAAACTAATACAAAATTTTTAAACAGCCGCAGCGCCTCCGACAATCTCAGACAATTCCTTCGTAATTGCTGCTTGTCTTGATTTATTATAAATCAGTGTCAATTCATCAATAACATTACCAGCATTGTCCGAAGCAGCTTTCATCGCCACCATCCTTGCCGACTGCTCTGACGCCATATTCTCAGCAACCGCCTGATATATCAAAGCCTCCACATATCGAACCATAATATCATCAATGACCGACTTCGCCTCTGGCTCATAGATGTAATCCCATGATACTTTCTGCTTTTCATCACTCCCAGCTTCACTTTTTATAAGCTCATCAGTTAAAGGCAGCAGTTGCTCCATAACTGGTTGTTGCTTCATGGTATTGATAAAACGATTATAAAAAATATATACTCGATCAAACTTATCATGTGTATAACCGTCCAACACCACTTTAACCGCACCAATAAGTCGCACAATATCTGGTGTATCACCAAGTCCCACAACTTGAGACGTGATATTCGCACCAATCCGGCTCATAAAACCTAATCCTTTGTTACCAATACAACAAACCTCAATCTGCTCCCCCTCATTATTCCATAACTTCATTTGACTCAGAGTCTTGCGTAAGACGTTAGTATTCAATCCGCCACATAACCCTTTGTCTGAGGTTACGACAATAATGCCAATCCTTTTGACGGTATCCCGCTCGATCAAGAATGGGTGTCTATACTCAGTATTCGCCCGACTCATATGCGCAGCTACATTGCGTATTTTTTCTCCATAGGGGCGCGCCTTCTTCATACGATCTTGAGCCTTCCGCATTTTTGATGCCGCAACCATCTCCATGGCACGGGTTATTTTTTGCGTATTTTTTACACTCTTTATTTTATTGCGTATTTCTCTGCTACCGGCCATTTGCTTAATATGTTCCGCTTTGCTTAAATTCCACGATTGCTGCTGTCAATTCCTTCTCGGTTCCAGCATCAAGCTCTTTATTTCTCTCAATATTATCAAGAATATTTCCATGTTGGCCACGAATATAGCTTTTCAGTGCCGACTCGAATGCCAAAGCACGAGCAACTTCAACATCATCGAAATAGCCATTATTAATGGCAAATAAAGTAAGCGCCATTTCTGAAACGCTAAGAGTCGCATATTGAGGTTGCTTCATAAGCTCAGTCGCCATTTTTCCACGCTCAAGCTGTTTCCGCGTTGCTTCATCCAAATCAGATGCAAATTGAGCAAACGCAGCTAGTTCGCGATATTGTGCTAGAGCCAAACGTATGCCACCACCAAGCTTTTTTATCACTTTGGTTTGCGCTGCACCACCTACACGAGAGACAGAAACACCTGCATTAATCGCCGGACGTATACCCGCATTAAACAAATCTGTTTCAAGGAAAATTTGTCCATCTGTGATAGAAATTACATTAGTTGGCACGAAAGCGGTTACGTCACCCGCTTGCGTTTCAATGATCGGCAACGCCGTTAAAGAACCTGTCTTTCCTTTTACCGCACCATTTGTTGCTTTTTCAACATAAGCCGCACTCACTCGCGCCGCCCTTTCTAACAAACGCGAATGAAGATAAAAAACATCGCCCGGATATGCTTCACGGCCCGGAGGTCGTCTCAGAAGTAAAGAAATCTGCCTATAGGCCCATGCTTGTTTAGTTAAATCATCATAAACAATCAAAGCATCTTGACCTTTGTCTCGGAAATACTCACCCATAGTACAACCTGAATAAGGCGCAATAAATTGCATTGCCGCTGATTCTGAGGCTGTCGCCGCCACCACAATGGTATATTCCATTGCACCATGCTCTTCAAGTTTGCGCACTACGTTTGCAATCGATGATGCTTTCTGTCCGACCGCAACATATATACAGAGCATATCTTGGCCTTTCTGATTCAGGATCGCATCAATTGCAACAGCAGTTTTACCTGTTTGACGATCACCGATGATCAATTCCCGCTGCCCTCGACCAATTGGCACCATGGAATCCACAGACTTCAATCCAGTTTGCACTGGCTGATCAACAGATTGCCGCCATATAACACCCGGTGCAATTTTCTCAATAGGCTCCGACCTAGCAGCTGTAACAGGACCCTTTCCATCTATCGGCTGGCCTAGTGCATTCACGACACGCCCCAACAAACCTTCTCCCACGGGAACCTCAAGAATACGCCCAGTACATTTGACTGTATCACCTTCACGGATATGCTCATAGGCTCCCATAATAACTGCGCCCACTGAGTCCCTTTCAAGATTCAATGCCAGACCAAAAGTATTGCCCGGAAACTCCAACATTTCTCCTTGCATTACATCTGACAATCCATGTATACGTACAATACCGTCTGTTACAGAAACAATAGTTCCTTGCGTACGAATCTCTGTCGTATCCGCAAGTCCCTCAATCCTTTTTTTAATCAGCTCACTGATTTCGGATGGATTTAACTGCATTTAATTTAACTCCTAGCTTTTAAGGGCAACAGCCATGGCTTCTAGTTTCCCGCGAACTGATGCATCCAAAGTTTCATCACCAATTTCCACTTTGACACCACCTATCAATTCGGGATCAACACTCACTTGAGCTTCTATCTTACGATTAAACTTTCGCTCTAAATTATTAATCAATCTATCAACTTGATCGCTCTGCATTTTAAATGCACTGATGATTTTAGCCTCTAAAACACCTTCGTGCTGCGCTTTTAACTGCTCAAACAGTTGACTCACTTGAGATAACAGCAGCACACGTTTATTTTCGACCAGCAACATGATTAGATTCCGCGCCTCAGCAGGGAATTTTTTTCCACCAATATCCAGAATCAATTCACTTAACTGACTAACTGATATCCGTGGATTCCCGACAAGAAGCTTCATTTGATCATCTTCTGCTATCGAAGCCGCAAGCTGTAATATTTTTGACCATTGAGATAATTCTTTTTTTTCAACAGCGAACTTATATGCCGCTTCCGCATACGGTCTTGCAACAGTAATTGCTTCAGCCATTATTTTAAATCTTCCCGTATTGCAACAAGCAGATCAGCATGCGCTTTGGAATCCACTTCGCGACGTAAAATTTTTGCCGCTCCCGCCACTGCCAATTCCGAAACTTGTTGCCTTAGCACTTCTTTTGCACTGAAAATTTCATGCTCTATATCTGCTTTAGCACCAGCAACTATTCGATCACCTTCTTCTTTTGCAGACTTTTTTGCCTCTTCAATAATTTCTGTGGCACGTTTTTCAGCTTGAATAATTATTTCGGAGGCACGCTGTTTCGCATCTTTCAACACATCTGAAGAGCGTTGACTTGCCAATTCTAATTCGTGACGTCCACGCTCACCAGCAGCCAGACCGTCAGCAATCGTTTTTTGCCGTTCTTCTATTGCGCGCAACAATGGTGGCCATACATACCTGACAGTAAACCAAATGAAGACTGAAAAGGCTATCGCCTGCGAAATTAAAGTAAAGTTAATATTCATGACAAGCCTGTATTATCTGATCTAAACAGCAATGACATTATTACTGAATTACTGCCAGCAATGGATTACCAAATGCAAACAACATTGCCAAACCGACAGCAATAATAAATGACGCGTCTGTCAAACCTAATAAAAGAAATACTTTACCCTGCAAAGTTGGAATCATTTCGGGTTGACGTGCCGCACCTTCAAGAAAGCGACTACACATAACCCCAACCCCGATACAAGCACCAGCCGCACCAAGACCAATCATCAAACCAATGCCTATTCCGGTATACGCCTGAATCATTGCTAAATACTGCAAATTCTCCATTTTAATTCCCTTCTGTAAGATTAAAAATATGCAACAAAAAACCTAGAACTAATGCGATTCATGCGCCATCGATAGATACACAACTGTCAACATCATGAAGATAAATGCTTGCAAAGTAACAATCAAGATGTGGAATATTGCCCAACCCGCCCCTAATACTGCGCCAAAAATTGTGCCCGATATGCCAGTTGCCGCCCACATGCCCAACAATAGAAAAATAATTTCGCCAGCGTATATATTTCCAAAAAGCCGCAGAGAGTGGGATAACGGTTTTGATACATATTCAATAAAATTGAATAATAAATTCAACGGCCATAGCAATGGATTTTTTCCAAATGGCGTGCAGAAAAGCTCATGCATCCAACCACCCAACCCTTTAACCTTTACATTGAAGAAAAGCATAAGCAGCCATATCGATAAAGCCAAAGCAAAAGTTGTATTAACATCCGTTGTTGGCACTATCTTCCAATTGTGCAAACCAAATGCATGCTCCATAATCCACGCCATAATATCTATAGGCAGAATGTCCATGGCATTCATCATTAAAACCCACACAAAGATGGTTAATGCTGCAGGCGCGACAAACACATGCCGATTGCCGTGAAATGTATTCTTGACTTCATTATCAATGAATTCAACAGCCAGCTCGATGAAAGCCTGAGTCTTGGACGGCACTCCAGAAGTTGCCTTACGTACCACCAGCCATATAAACCCTAAGCTTATAACACCCAGAATAATGGATGTCACCAAAGTATCTACATGCAGAACCCAGAATGATCCTTCCCGGACTTGAGTTGTTAAATAGGTGAGATGATGCTCAATATATGACGTGGGTGTAAGTTCTGTATCGGATGCCATGTGCTGCCGCTTCACTTGTGAATTTATCTTATCTTCTTAGTATTATCTGCTACTAATAACACCATGCTATAAACTAAAACCATCAGAATGAATGTTCCAATAAACACGAGCGCATTAACACTTGTGTAAAACTTGAACACCATCCATAACAAACCAATTATCAATATTATTTTAACCGCCTCGGCTCTTAGCGCAGTTCTAATCGCACCGCCTGCTGTATATCCCTGATGACGCGATACAATCAGCGCAAATACAGTTGAGGAAATTACGTTTACCCCTCCACCTAGCATTGCTGAAATTGCGCCATGCTTGCCAAGAGTCAGCATAAAGATAATTACTAACACAAACGTAAACAACAACTGCACAAGCAGAACAATTTTAAGCGACCTACTCTTTATCCAAGACATTTTTTACTTGCCCTTGGAACAGACAGCATATCTGCACTTAAAAAAGGCGCAACTATAGCCTAATTGTCCCTGTCAGTCAACGTGAACTCGCATTTAACTTCTATCTGTTGCGCTTCTCTTTTACCAGATATCAAACAAAAGCCCTATGCCAAAAGCCTTATGCCGCTATTCATGTTTCTCAAAGATTGCCGCAATCCCTTGACCGCCCCCAATGCACATAGTGACCAACGCATAACGCCCACCGACACGCTGCAATTCATACAGCGCTTTGATTGTTAAAATACAACCCGTTGCACCTATCGGATGACCTAATGCCACTGCCCCTCCATTAGGATTAGTTTTTTTCGGATCAAATTGCAATTCCTTTGCGACCGCACACGCTTGTACAGCAAACGCTTCATTGGACTCAATTACATCCACCTCAACTAGTTTGATATTTGCACGCTGCAATGCTATTTGCACAGCGGGCACCGGTCCGATGCCCATAAATTTAGGATCTACACCGGCATGACCATACGCAACCAACCTCGCCATCGGTTTTAAACCTCTTTTCCGTGCCACACCACTTTCCATCAAAACCACTGCGGCTGCACTATCGTTTATACCGGAGGCATTACCTGCAGTTACCGTACCCTCTCTTTTAAAAATAGTTCGAAGCTTACCTAAACTCTCTAAATTCGTATCTTTACGTGGATGCTCATCGGTATCAAAAAGAACTGTTTTTTTACCGACAACAATTTCAACAGGCAATATTTGCTCTTTGAAGTAGCCATTGTTAATAGCACTCGAGGCACGACGATGACTCTCCGCTGCAAATGCATCCTGTTCTGTTCTACTAATTTTCCATTTTTCTGCTATATTCTCGGCCATGATTCCCATATGCACGTGATCAAATGGATCGGTAAGTGCACCGACCATCATGTCCACGGTGCCTCCGTCGTTCATGCACTGACCCCAACGCAATGCCGGTAATAAATAGCCCCCACGACTCATGGATTCCGCTCCGCCCGCGACTGCCACATCAGTATCATTGAGCATAATGCTTTGGCTGGCCGAAATAATGGCTTGCAACCCGCTTCCACACAAGCGATTAACTGTCAGCGCCGAAGTATGGTGCGGCAAACCGCCATTGATACAAGCCACACGCGCTAGATACATATCGCGCGACTCTCCATGAATCACATTACCAAAAACCAGATGCTCCACATCATTAGGATCAATTTTTGCTCGCAATACAGCTTCTCGCACTACTTTTGCCGCCAGATCAGCCGGAGCAATCTGCTGCAACGAACCACCATAATCACCTATGGCTGTCCGTACCCCACTTAAGACCACT from Nitrosomonas ureae harbors:
- a CDS encoding ATP synthase subunit I, encoding MSWIKSRSLKIVLLVQLLFTFVLVIIFMLTLGKHGAISAMLGGGVNVISSTVFALIVSRHQGYTAGGAIRTALRAEAVKIILIIGLLWMVFKFYTSVNALVFIGTFILMVLVYSMVLLVADNTKKIR
- a CDS encoding F0F1 ATP synthase subunit B, producing MNINFTLISQAIAFSVFIWFTVRYVWPPLLRAIEERQKTIADGLAAGERGRHELELASQRSSDVLKDAKQRASEIIIQAEKRATEIIEEAKKSAKEEGDRIVAGAKADIEHEIFSAKEVLRQQVSELAVAGAAKILRREVDSKAHADLLVAIREDLK
- the atpG gene encoding F0F1 ATP synthase subunit gamma, whose amino-acid sequence is MAGSREIRNKIKSVKNTQKITRAMEMVAASKMRKAQDRMKKARPYGEKIRNVAAHMSRANTEYRHPFLIERDTVKRIGIIVVTSDKGLCGGLNTNVLRKTLSQMKLWNNEGEQIEVCCIGNKGLGFMSRIGANITSQVVGLGDTPDIVRLIGAVKVVLDGYTHDKFDRVYIFYNRFINTMKQQPVMEQLLPLTDELIKSEAGSDEKQKVSWDYIYEPEAKSVIDDIMVRYVEALIYQAVAENMASEQSARMVAMKAASDNAGNVIDELTLIYNKSRQAAITKELSEIVGGAAAV
- a CDS encoding F0F1 ATP synthase subunit delta, with amino-acid sequence MAEAITVARPYAEAAYKFAVEKKELSQWSKILQLAASIAEDDQMKLLVGNPRISVSQLSELILDIGGKKFPAEARNLIMLLVENKRVLLLSQVSQLFEQLKAQHEGVLEAKIISAFKMQSDQVDRLINNLERKFNRKIEAQVSVDPELIGGVKVEIGDETLDASVRGKLEAMAVALKS
- the atpB gene encoding F0F1 ATP synthase subunit A, with the protein product MASDTELTPTSYIEHHLTYLTTQVREGSFWVLHVDTLVTSIILGVISLGFIWLVVRKATSGVPSKTQAFIELAVEFIDNEVKNTFHGNRHVFVAPAALTIFVWVLMMNAMDILPIDIMAWIMEHAFGLHNWKIVPTTDVNTTFALALSIWLLMLFFNVKVKGLGGWMHELFCTPFGKNPLLWPLNLLFNFIEYVSKPLSHSLRLFGNIYAGEIIFLLLGMWAATGISGTIFGAVLGAGWAIFHILIVTLQAFIFMMLTVVYLSMAHESH
- the atpA gene encoding F0F1 ATP synthase subunit alpha, giving the protein MQLNPSEISELIKKRIEGLADTTEIRTQGTIVSVTDGIVRIHGLSDVMQGEMLEFPGNTFGLALNLERDSVGAVIMGAYEHIREGDTVKCTGRILEVPVGEGLLGRVVNALGQPIDGKGPVTAARSEPIEKIAPGVIWRQSVDQPVQTGLKSVDSMVPIGRGQRELIIGDRQTGKTAVAIDAILNQKGQDMLCIYVAVGQKASSIANVVRKLEEHGAMEYTIVVAATASESAAMQFIAPYSGCTMGEYFRDKGQDALIVYDDLTKQAWAYRQISLLLRRPPGREAYPGDVFYLHSRLLERAARVSAAYVEKATNGAVKGKTGSLTALPIIETQAGDVTAFVPTNVISITDGQIFLETDLFNAGIRPAINAGVSVSRVGGAAQTKVIKKLGGGIRLALAQYRELAAFAQFASDLDEATRKQLERGKMATELMKQPQYATLSVSEMALTLFAINNGYFDDVEVARALAFESALKSYIRGQHGNILDNIERNKELDAGTEKELTAAIVEFKQSGTY
- the atpE gene encoding F0F1 ATP synthase subunit C is translated as MENLQYLAMIQAYTGIGIGLMIGLGAAGACIGVGVMCSRFLEGAARQPEMIPTLQGKVFLLLGLTDASFIIAVGLAMLFAFGNPLLAVIQ
- a CDS encoding acetyl-CoA C-acyltransferase family protein, with translation MRDVVVLSGVRTAIGDYGGSLQQIAPADLAAKVVREAVLRAKIDPNDVEHLVFGNVIHGESRDMYLARVACINGGLPHHTSALTVNRLCGSGLQAIISASQSIMLNDTDVAVAGGAESMSRGGYLLPALRWGQCMNDGGTVDMMVGALTDPFDHVHMGIMAENIAEKWKISRTEQDAFAAESHRRASSAINNGYFKEQILPVEIVVGKKTVLFDTDEHPRKDTNLESLGKLRTIFKREGTVTAGNASGINDSAAAVVLMESGVARKRGLKPMARLVAYGHAGVDPKFMGIGPVPAVQIALQRANIKLVEVDVIESNEAFAVQACAVAKELQFDPKKTNPNGGAVALGHPIGATGCILTIKALYELQRVGGRYALVTMCIGGGQGIAAIFEKHE